AAAAGGAAAAGTTGTAGGTTTAAAGAAAGGTGTTATAACTGCAGAAGTAGTTCTTGAGATTGCTGGTGGAAATAAAATCACTTCAATAATATCTCTTGATTCTGTTGAAGAACTGGGTGTTAAAGAAGGAGCAGAATTAACTGCTGTTATTAAATCAACTGACGTTATGATCTTAGCTTAATATTATAGAGATAAATTACTTACATCTTTATTAACATAGATATATAAAAAAAGGAAATCACCAAATAGGCTGATTTCCCTTTTTTAATATTGTTTTCACTTAATAACCAACATAGTATAAAAAATTTATGGATTTTTTCTATTCTATTTTCCCCAAAATCCCTACGTAATAACATACTCTTTCTAATCTTATATTTCTTTTTTATATAATAGATTATAGATAACAAATTGTAATGATCATTTGTAAGAGAATTTACTCATTATACCTAATCTTATCAATTATGGATTGCTTTTTAAGCTTATTTTCAATCACATAGGAAATCAATAGTTCAACTATGATAAAAACTAAGACCAACACTATAATAGGCATTAATGGAAATTCATATTCCGCATAGTCAGCTCCAATTTTTCTAAATAGTTTAAAACATAAATATCCTAACGCCGAACCAACAATTAGGGATATTAAAGAACTGGTTAAAGCATAATATAGACCTTCAATTTGAAGCATTTTTCTCAGTTGAAACTTAGAAAGACCTACAGCTTCAAGCATTCCATATTCCCTTTTTCTAGTAAGTATACTTGTTACCATGGTATTTATAAGATTTAGAACACCGATAAGTCCTATAATTCCCACAACACTTCCAGCGATAATCTGTATTCCCATAAATTGATTTTTAATTTCCTTTCTATTATCTGTATAGGAATTATACCATATTTGGTTATTATCTCCTATGATAGATTTTATATTGCTCTTTATGGTTTCAAATTTACTATTATCTATATTTATATAGGCTGCTGCCAGTTTATTATCCTCCGCTGTAGATAATAAATTTTTATATTCATCTCTTTGAAATATATCTTCATGAGTTATAAATGTATCTCCTCCATTCATCAATCCTAAGTTAGCTATGTTTTTACTAACTATTCCCGCTATGGTAAATTGTTTTTTAATACTTTCACCTGATTTATTATCCTTAACTGTAAGATTAATTTTGTCTCCAATTTTGTATTTAAAATTTCCCTTATTATAGTTATCATAGTCAGTTACAACCAAAATTTCGTTACTATTTTTTAAATCCTCTATAGGTATTTTACCAGCTATTAAATGTCTTTTTAGCTCGTCTAGAAGCTTATCATCATATCCATATAAAATAGACCGTACATTATCTTTAAAAACATTTGTTGCAAGTTTTTCAGTGCTAACTTCTCTAACTCCATCTATTTTCTTTACTCTATTTATTAAATCATCATTTAAAGGACTGCCTTTTGTATCAATACTTGTTAAAGCAAATTCATGTTTGAATTCCTGTTTTGTTAAATTGTCTATGTTCATACTTTTAACAACACTGAAAACTGTAATAAATAAAATACCACTCATAGTAAGGGACAGCATAGTC
This genomic window from Clostridium pasteurianum DSM 525 = ATCC 6013 contains:
- a CDS encoding TOBE domain-containing protein; translation: MSISARNQLKGKVVGLKKGVITAEVVLEIAGGNKITSIISLDSVEELGVKEGAELTAVIKSTDVMILA